One genomic window of Streptomyces sp. NBC_01276 includes the following:
- a CDS encoding MFS transporter, with amino-acid sequence MHHMSHRRRVLVLAICCMSLLIVSLDNTVLNVALPSMRHELHASVSGMQWTIDAYTLVLASLLILAGSTADRIGRRRVFAAGLVLFTAGSALCSLAPTLEWLIAFRMVQAVGGSMLNPVAMSIITNTFTDPKERARAIGVWGAVVGISMAAGPLIGGLLVDSVGWRSIFWVNLPVGLLALALTLRYLPESRAEHPRRSDPVGQLLVMVLLGAMTYGIIEGPAAGWTSPVIVGCALAAVAALTALIVYEPRRAEPLIDPRFFRSAPFSGATVMAVSAFAALSGFLFLNTLYLQDVRGLGALDAGLYMLPMAVPAFLCAPLAGRLVATRGPRLPLLIAGVAMGASGLLFAAFSAEGSTPLMFAGYVLFGIGFGLVNAPITNTAISGMPRAQAGVAAAVASTSRQTGGALGVAVIGAVLAAGTAGGGDFAAATRPAWWIITACGLLVLLVGAATTGAWADATARRTARELEPAPSPAAAAAPPMA; translated from the coding sequence ATGCATCACATGAGTCACCGGCGGCGCGTGCTCGTCCTGGCGATCTGCTGCATGAGCCTGCTCATCGTCAGTCTCGACAACACCGTCCTGAACGTCGCGCTCCCTTCGATGCGCCACGAACTGCACGCCTCGGTCTCGGGCATGCAGTGGACGATCGACGCGTACACCCTGGTCCTGGCCTCGCTGCTGATACTGGCCGGGTCCACGGCCGACCGGATCGGGCGCCGCAGGGTCTTCGCGGCGGGCCTGGTCCTCTTCACCGCGGGCTCGGCGCTCTGCTCGCTCGCCCCCACCCTCGAATGGCTGATCGCCTTCCGGATGGTCCAGGCCGTCGGCGGCTCGATGCTCAATCCGGTCGCCATGTCGATCATCACCAACACGTTCACGGACCCGAAGGAACGCGCCCGCGCCATCGGCGTCTGGGGTGCGGTGGTGGGCATCTCCATGGCCGCCGGGCCCCTGATCGGCGGCCTGCTGGTGGACTCCGTCGGCTGGCGGTCGATCTTCTGGGTGAACCTGCCCGTCGGCCTCCTCGCCCTCGCCCTGACCCTGCGCTACCTCCCCGAGTCCCGGGCCGAGCACCCCCGCCGGTCCGATCCGGTGGGCCAGCTGCTGGTCATGGTCCTGCTCGGCGCGATGACGTACGGGATCATCGAGGGCCCGGCGGCCGGCTGGACCTCCCCGGTCATCGTCGGCTGCGCCCTGGCCGCCGTGGCCGCGCTGACCGCGCTGATCGTCTACGAGCCCCGGCGCGCGGAGCCGCTGATCGACCCCCGGTTCTTCCGGAGCGCGCCGTTCAGCGGGGCGACGGTGATGGCGGTGAGCGCCTTCGCCGCGCTGTCCGGGTTCCTCTTCCTGAACACCCTCTACCTCCAGGACGTACGGGGGCTGGGCGCCCTCGACGCCGGGCTCTACATGCTGCCGATGGCCGTGCCGGCGTTCCTGTGCGCGCCGCTGGCCGGCCGGCTGGTCGCCACCCGGGGGCCGCGGCTCCCGCTGCTGATCGCGGGGGTGGCGATGGGGGCGAGCGGGCTGCTGTTCGCAGCGTTCTCGGCGGAGGGCTCCACCCCCCTGATGTTCGCCGGGTACGTGCTCTTCGGCATCGGCTTCGGCCTGGTCAACGCCCCGATCACCAATACGGCGATCTCCGGGATGCCGCGCGCCCAGGCGGGGGTCGCGGCCGCCGTGGCCTCCACCAGCCGGCAGACCGGCGGGGCGCTGGGCGTCGCGGTGATCGGCGCGGTGCTGGCGGCCGGGACGGCGGGCGGCGGGGACTTCGCGGCGGCCACCCGGCCCGCCTGGTGGATCATCACGGCCTGCGGGCTGCTGGTCCTGCTCGTGGGCGCGGCGACGACCGGCGCGTGGGCCGATGCCACGGCCCGGCGCACGGCCCGCGAGCTCGAACCGGCCCCCAGCCCCGCGGCGGCGGCCGCTCCCCCCATGGCCTGA
- a CDS encoding VOC family protein — MATMIFVNLPVKDLEATKAFWSALGYSFNAQFTDENCASMPITESIVAMFLTEARYKDFTHKAIADATTTSEVLLCLSAESRTAVDALVDGALAAGATEPRPAQDHGVMYGRAFDDLDGHTWEIMWMDPSMVQG; from the coding sequence ATGGCCACCATGATCTTCGTCAACCTGCCCGTCAAGGACCTGGAGGCGACCAAGGCCTTCTGGAGCGCGCTCGGTTACTCCTTCAACGCGCAGTTCACCGACGAGAACTGCGCGTCCATGCCCATCACCGAGAGCATCGTCGCGATGTTCCTCACCGAGGCCCGCTACAAGGACTTCACCCACAAGGCCATCGCCGACGCCACCACCACCTCCGAGGTGCTGCTCTGCCTGAGCGCCGAGAGCCGCACCGCGGTCGACGCGCTGGTCGACGGGGCCCTGGCGGCCGGGGCCACCGAGCCCCGGCCCGCCCAGGACCACGGCGTCATGTACGGCCGGGCCTTCGACGACCTCGACGGCCACACCTGGGAGATCATGTGGATGGACCCCTCGATGGTCCAGGGCTGA
- the ppdK gene encoding pyruvate, phosphate dikinase — protein sequence MSENKDQKFVYDFTEGNRDLKDLLGGKGANLAEMTNLGLPVPPGFTITTEACKVYLESGSAPAELRDEVGAHLAALEAKMGKKLGQSDDPLLVSVRSGAKFSMPGMMDTVLNIGLSDESVTGLAAQAGNERFAWDSYRRLIQMFGKTVLGVEGELFEDALDEAKAAKKVTVDTDLDAADLKKLVKAFKKIVSKEAGREFPQDAREQLDLAVEAVFNSWNTDRAKLYRRQERIPSDLGTAVNICSMVFGNLGPDSGTGVAFTRDPASGHAGVYGDYLQNAQGEDVVAGIRNTVPLADLEAIDKASYDQLMAIMTKLETHYKDLCDIEFTIERGQLWMLQTRVGKRTAGAAFRIATQLVDQGLIDEAEALQRVTGHQLAQLMFPRFDEDAKTTLLGRGIAASPGAAVGKAVFDSYTAVKWSRSGEKVILIRRETNPDDLDGMIASEGILTSRGGKTSHAAVVARGMGKTCVCGAEELDVDTKRRRMTVGETVIEEGDVVSIDGSTGKVYLGEVPVVPSPVVEYFEGRMHAGADDADELVAAVHRIMAYADRVRRLRVRANADNAEDALRARRFGAQGIGLCRTEHMFLGERREMVERLILADTDEEREGALSALLPLQKKDFTELFEAMDGLPVTVRLLDPPLHEFLPDITELSVRVALAESRKDANENDLRLLQAVHKLHEQNPMLGLRGVRLGLVIPGLFAMQVRAIAEAAAERKNAKGDPRVEIMIPLVGTVQELEIVRDEADGVIAEVEAATGTSLKLSIGTMIELPRAALTAGQIAEAAQFFSFGTNDLTQTVWGFSRDDVEASFFTAYLEKGIFGVSPFETIDKDGVGSLVRHAVEQGRATRPDLKLGVCGEHGGDPESVHFFHEVGLDYVSCSPFRIPVARLEAGRAAAEAKGSDSR from the coding sequence GTGTCGGAAAACAAAGATCAGAAGTTCGTCTACGACTTCACCGAGGGCAACCGGGACCTCAAGGACCTTCTCGGCGGCAAGGGAGCCAACCTCGCCGAGATGACCAACCTTGGTCTCCCCGTGCCCCCCGGCTTCACCATCACCACCGAGGCCTGCAAGGTCTACCTGGAGAGCGGCTCGGCCCCGGCCGAGCTGCGCGACGAGGTCGGCGCGCACCTCGCCGCCCTCGAGGCGAAGATGGGCAAGAAGCTCGGTCAGTCGGACGACCCGCTGCTGGTCTCCGTCCGCTCCGGAGCCAAGTTCTCCATGCCGGGCATGATGGACACGGTCCTCAACATCGGCCTCTCCGACGAGTCCGTCACCGGCCTCGCCGCCCAGGCGGGCAACGAGCGCTTCGCGTGGGACTCGTACCGCCGTCTCATCCAGATGTTCGGCAAGACCGTCCTCGGCGTCGAGGGCGAGCTCTTCGAGGACGCCCTCGACGAGGCCAAGGCCGCCAAGAAGGTCACCGTCGACACCGACCTCGACGCCGCCGACCTCAAGAAGCTGGTCAAGGCCTTCAAGAAGATCGTCTCGAAGGAGGCCGGCCGCGAGTTCCCGCAGGACGCCCGCGAGCAGCTCGACCTCGCCGTCGAGGCCGTCTTCAACTCCTGGAACACCGACCGCGCCAAGCTCTACCGCCGCCAGGAGCGCATCCCGAGCGACCTGGGCACCGCGGTCAACATCTGCTCGATGGTCTTCGGCAACCTCGGCCCCGACTCCGGCACCGGCGTCGCCTTCACCCGTGACCCGGCCAGCGGCCACGCGGGCGTCTACGGCGACTACCTGCAGAACGCCCAGGGCGAGGACGTCGTCGCGGGCATCCGCAACACCGTTCCGCTCGCGGACCTGGAGGCCATCGACAAGGCCTCGTACGACCAGCTCATGGCGATCATGACGAAGCTGGAGACCCACTACAAGGACCTCTGCGACATCGAGTTCACCATCGAGCGCGGTCAGCTGTGGATGCTCCAGACCCGTGTCGGCAAGCGCACCGCCGGCGCCGCGTTCCGCATCGCCACCCAGCTCGTGGACCAGGGCCTGATCGACGAGGCCGAGGCGCTGCAGCGCGTCACCGGCCACCAGCTGGCCCAGCTGATGTTCCCGCGCTTCGACGAGGACGCGAAGACCACCCTGCTGGGCCGCGGTATCGCCGCCTCCCCGGGTGCGGCGGTCGGCAAGGCCGTCTTCGACTCGTACACGGCCGTCAAGTGGTCCCGTTCCGGCGAGAAGGTCATCCTGATCCGCCGCGAGACCAACCCCGACGACCTCGACGGCATGATCGCCTCCGAGGGCATCCTGACCTCGCGCGGCGGCAAGACCTCGCACGCCGCCGTCGTCGCCCGCGGCATGGGCAAGACCTGCGTCTGCGGCGCCGAGGAGCTCGACGTCGACACCAAGCGCCGCCGGATGACGGTCGGCGAGACGGTCATCGAAGAGGGCGACGTCGTCTCCATCGACGGCTCCACCGGCAAGGTCTACCTCGGTGAGGTACCCGTCGTACCGTCCCCGGTCGTCGAGTACTTCGAGGGCCGCATGCACGCCGGCGCCGACGACGCCGACGAGCTGGTCGCCGCCGTGCACCGGATCATGGCCTACGCGGACCGCGTGCGCCGCCTGCGGGTGCGCGCCAACGCCGACAACGCCGAGGACGCGCTGCGCGCCCGCCGCTTCGGCGCCCAGGGCATCGGCCTGTGCCGCACCGAGCACATGTTCCTCGGCGAGCGCCGCGAGATGGTCGAGCGCCTGATCCTCGCGGACACCGACGAGGAGCGCGAGGGCGCCCTGTCGGCCCTGCTGCCGCTGCAGAAGAAGGACTTCACCGAGCTGTTCGAGGCGATGGACGGCCTGCCCGTCACCGTCCGGCTGCTCGACCCGCCGCTGCACGAGTTCCTGCCCGACATCACCGAGCTGTCGGTCCGCGTCGCCCTCGCCGAGTCCCGCAAGGACGCCAACGAGAACGACCTGCGCCTGCTCCAGGCCGTGCACAAGCTGCACGAGCAGAACCCGATGCTGGGTCTGCGCGGCGTCCGCCTCGGCCTGGTCATCCCCGGTCTGTTCGCCATGCAGGTCCGGGCGATCGCCGAGGCCGCGGCCGAGCGCAAGAACGCCAAGGGCGACCCGCGCGTCGAGATCATGATCCCGCTCGTGGGCACCGTCCAGGAGCTGGAGATCGTCCGCGACGAGGCCGACGGGGTCATCGCAGAGGTCGAGGCCGCCACCGGCACCAGCCTCAAGCTCTCGATCGGCACGATGATCGAGCTGCCGCGCGCCGCCCTGACCGCCGGCCAGATCGCCGAGGCCGCGCAGTTCTTCTCCTTCGGCACGAACGACCTGACCCAGACGGTGTGGGGCTTCTCCCGGGACGACGTCGAGGCCAGCTTCTTCACCGCCTACCTGGAGAAGGGCATCTTCGGGGTCTCGCCCTTCGAGACCATCGACAAGGACGGCGTCGGCTCGCTCGTGCGCCACGCGGTCGAGCAGGGCCGGGCCACCCGTCCCGACCTCAAGCTCGGCGTCTGCGGTGAGCACGGCGGCGACCCGGAGTCGGTGCACTTCTTCCACGAGGTGGGCCTCGACTACGTCTCCTGCTCGCCCTTCCGGATCCCGGTGGCGCGCCTGGAGGCCGGCCGTGCGGCCGCCGAGGCGAAGGGCTCCGACAGCCGCTGA
- the nirD gene encoding nitrite reductase small subunit NirD yields the protein MSVELRVAEGWLTVCELSSLTPGRGVAALLPDGSQAAVFLDRAGRPYAIGNQDPFTGAHVLSRGLLGWAAGRPFVASPLLKQRFDLESGRCLDDEEVAVRTYPVRTAAAS from the coding sequence ATGAGCGTAGAACTGCGGGTGGCGGAAGGCTGGCTGACGGTGTGCGAGCTGTCCTCGCTCACCCCGGGGCGGGGGGTCGCCGCCCTGTTGCCGGACGGGAGCCAGGCCGCCGTGTTCCTCGACCGCGCCGGGCGCCCGTACGCGATCGGCAACCAGGACCCCTTCACCGGCGCGCACGTCCTGTCGCGCGGGCTCCTGGGGTGGGCGGCGGGCCGGCCGTTCGTGGCCTCGCCGCTGCTCAAGCAGCGCTTCGACCTGGAGTCGGGGCGCTGCCTGGACGACGAGGAGGTGGCGGTCCGGACGTATCCGGTGCGGACCGCCGCGGCCTCGTAG
- a CDS encoding ArsR/SmtB family transcription factor: MLRIHFTGVDLARVRMAGRPDALWETILSFHRLRDRRDARLFGEWRTETRSRLNGETRLLGALIPARGYFPDFLTPAEGQYGWDVGLDALRALRPERLRRELSLVGAGAGTGFGAAFGTPAPARLREFIDGGTKHLPRLLGELRGYHRAAVEPYWTHIQAQIEAERAARGRALLDGGADELLASLPPMLRWRAPVLECEYPVDRDVRLRGRGLLLQPSFFCRRTAVTLHDPELPPVLVYPAAAQLASSTAGGEAARPAEEQRQRTLGKLVGHTRSVVLRAIGDGATTSELARRAGVSLASASQHACVMREAGLVTTLRHGNAVLHTVTPLGAALLKGGAVVS, encoded by the coding sequence GTGCTTCGTATCCATTTCACTGGAGTGGACCTGGCACGCGTACGGATGGCAGGACGTCCCGATGCGTTGTGGGAAACGATTCTGAGTTTTCACCGCTTAAGAGACCGGCGTGATGCCCGGTTGTTCGGTGAATGGCGTACGGAAACCCGTAGCCGGTTGAATGGTGAAACAAGGCTGCTGGGTGCGCTCATACCCGCGCGCGGCTATTTCCCGGATTTCCTGACCCCCGCCGAGGGGCAGTACGGATGGGACGTGGGCCTAGACGCCCTGCGCGCGCTCCGGCCCGAACGGCTGCGGCGCGAGCTGTCGCTCGTGGGCGCGGGCGCCGGGACGGGCTTCGGGGCGGCCTTCGGGACCCCCGCGCCGGCCCGGCTGCGGGAGTTCATCGACGGCGGCACCAAACACCTGCCCCGGCTCCTGGGCGAGCTGCGGGGCTACCACCGCGCGGCCGTGGAGCCGTACTGGACCCACATCCAGGCCCAGATAGAGGCGGAGCGGGCGGCGCGCGGCCGGGCGCTGCTGGACGGCGGCGCGGACGAGCTGCTCGCCTCGCTGCCGCCGATGCTGCGCTGGCGGGCCCCGGTGCTGGAGTGCGAGTACCCGGTGGACCGGGACGTACGGCTGCGGGGGCGCGGGCTGCTGCTCCAGCCGTCCTTCTTCTGCCGGCGCACGGCGGTGACCCTGCACGACCCGGAGCTGCCGCCCGTGCTCGTCTACCCGGCCGCGGCCCAGCTGGCCTCCTCGACGGCCGGCGGCGAGGCCGCCCGGCCCGCGGAGGAACAGCGTCAGCGGACCCTGGGCAAGCTGGTGGGCCACACGCGTTCCGTGGTGCTGCGGGCCATCGGCGACGGGGCCACCACCAGCGAACTGGCCCGCCGGGCCGGGGTCTCCCTGGCGTCGGCGAGCCAGCACGCCTGCGTGATGCGCGAGGCCGGCCTGGTGACCACCCTCCGCCACGGCAACGCCGTCCTGCACACCGTCACCCCCCTGGGCGCGGCCCTCCTCAAGGGGGGCGCCGTGGTGTCCTGA
- the dusB gene encoding tRNA dihydrouridine synthase DusB, with the protein MRDNGGMTTLPPPLAIGPHTVQPPVVLAPMAGITNAPFRTLCREFSGGKGLFVSEMITTRALVERNDKTMQLIHFDATEKPRSIQLYGVDPVTVGKAVRMIVEEDRADHIDLNFGCPVPKVTRKGGGSALPYKRNLLRAILREAVAGAGDLPVTMKMRKGINDDHLTYLDAGRIAVEEGVTAIALHGRTTAQHYGGTADWEAIARLKEHVPEIPVLGNGDIWCAEDALRMVRETGCDGVVVGRGCLGRPWLFNDLVAAFEGRPEDFHKPTLREVAATMVRHAQLLGEWIGDEARGVIDFRKHVAWYLKGFAVGSEMRGKLAVTSSLAELDAHLSELDLDQPWPESADGPRGRTSGNNRVVLPEGWLNDPYDCAGVSEDAELDTSGG; encoded by the coding sequence ATGCGCGACAATGGGGGGATGACCACGCTCCCCCCGCCGCTCGCGATCGGCCCGCACACCGTGCAGCCCCCGGTGGTGCTCGCGCCGATGGCCGGCATCACCAATGCCCCGTTCCGCACCCTCTGCCGCGAGTTCTCGGGCGGCAAGGGGCTGTTCGTGAGCGAGATGATCACGACCCGCGCCCTGGTCGAGCGCAACGACAAGACCATGCAGCTGATCCACTTCGACGCGACGGAAAAGCCGCGCTCGATTCAGCTGTACGGGGTGGACCCGGTGACGGTCGGCAAGGCCGTCCGGATGATCGTCGAAGAGGACCGCGCCGACCACATCGACCTCAACTTCGGCTGCCCCGTCCCCAAGGTCACCCGCAAGGGCGGCGGCTCGGCCCTGCCCTACAAGCGCAACCTGCTGCGGGCGATCCTGCGCGAGGCCGTCGCGGGCGCGGGCGACCTGCCGGTGACGATGAAGATGCGCAAGGGCATCAACGACGATCACCTCACCTACCTCGACGCCGGCCGGATCGCCGTCGAGGAAGGGGTCACCGCCATCGCCCTGCACGGCCGCACCACCGCCCAGCACTACGGCGGGACGGCCGACTGGGAGGCCATCGCCCGTCTCAAGGAGCACGTGCCGGAGATTCCGGTGCTCGGCAACGGCGACATCTGGTGTGCGGAGGACGCCCTGCGCATGGTCCGCGAGACGGGCTGCGACGGCGTCGTCGTGGGGCGCGGCTGCCTCGGGCGGCCGTGGCTGTTCAACGACCTGGTGGCGGCCTTCGAGGGCAGGCCCGAGGACTTCCACAAGCCCACGCTGCGCGAGGTCGCGGCCACGATGGTCAGGCACGCGCAGCTGCTGGGGGAGTGGATCGGCGACGAGGCGCGCGGGGTGATCGACTTCCGTAAGCACGTGGCCTGGTACCTCAAGGGCTTCGCGGTGGGGTCCGAGATGCGGGGGAAGCTGGCGGTCACCTCCTCCCTGGCCGAACTGGACGCTCATCTGAGCGAGCTCGATCTGGATCAGCCGTGGCCCGAGAGTGCGGACGGTCCGCGCGGCCGGACGTCCGGAAACAACCGGGTTGTCCTGCCCGAGGGCTGGTTGAACGATCCGTACGACTGCGCCGGCGTGAGCGAGGACGCCGAGCTGGACACCTCCGGGGGCTGA